A DNA window from Campylobacter concisus contains the following coding sequences:
- a CDS encoding tyrosine-type recombinase/integrase has translation MKNNEKLDFADEMANYRDSFISYNKIADKSINTINTYKNCLDGFVEFCYENNDVISFNNLSHKHITDYFIWLDDLYRKKQHKKIANRTKSISSSTKISYLTILKIFFKYITNNNDKLIDLEKILDNYKIAKKKTSKLENFMKEGERDKILDYIENKLVKKPEYRYIKNYRNSLLIKLMLKSGLRISEALNLKFCDFQESDDGEFYDINILAKGGEYQTAYIPKSHIEDDFERLSSIYPPESYIFTNKNGDKPISRQCVYTLLERIYRKCGIVNKRGCHILRHSFAMNMVEKNTNLGVIQKALRHKKIQTTMIYADATGDMVKKEMKRVM, from the coding sequence ATGAAAAATAATGAGAAATTAGACTTTGCAGACGAGATGGCAAATTATAGAGATAGTTTCATTTCTTATAATAAGATAGCAGACAAGAGCATTAACACAATTAATACATATAAAAATTGCCTTGATGGCTTTGTAGAGTTTTGTTATGAGAATAATGATGTAATTAGCTTTAATAATCTAAGTCATAAGCATATAACTGATTATTTTATATGGTTAGATGACTTATATAGAAAAAAACAACACAAAAAGATTGCTAATAGGACTAAAAGTATATCAAGCTCAACAAAGATTAGCTATTTAACTATTTTAAAGATTTTCTTTAAGTATATTACTAATAATAATGACAAGCTTATAGATTTAGAAAAAATACTAGATAACTATAAGATTGCAAAGAAAAAGACGAGCAAGCTTGAAAATTTTATGAAAGAGGGCGAGAGAGATAAAATTTTAGACTATATAGAAAATAAGCTGGTTAAAAAACCTGAATATAGATATATTAAAAATTATAGAAATTCATTGCTTATAAAACTAATGCTAAAAAGTGGACTTAGAATAAGCGAGGCGTTAAATCTTAAATTTTGCGACTTTCAAGAGAGTGACGACGGGGAATTTTATGACATAAATATACTAGCCAAAGGTGGAGAGTATCAAACGGCATATATACCAAAAAGCCATATAGAAGATGATTTTGAGAGGCTATCTAGCATATACCCACCTGAAAGCTATATATTTACAAATAAAAATGGCGACAAGCCTATTTCTAGGCAATGCGTATATACTTTACTAGAGCGTATATATAGAAAATGTGGCATAGTAAATAAAAGGGGTTGCCATATACTAAGGCACTCGTTTGCTATGAATATGGTCGAGAAAAATACAAATTTAGGCGTTATCCAAAAGGCTCTTAGGCACAAAAAGATACAGACAACAATGATCTATGCAGACGCTACTGGGGATATGGTTAAGAAAGAGATGAAAAGAGTGATGTAA
- a CDS encoding type II toxin-antitoxin system HicA family toxin: MSKNDKLLKELENNPKNVRFEVLEKLLLNNGFNLRGIKGSHHQFTNGKILLTLPYKKPMKTYYVKLVLDAIKDKQ; this comes from the coding sequence TTGAGTAAAAATGACAAATTATTAAAAGAGCTTGAAAATAATCCTAAAAATGTAAGATTTGAAGTACTTGAAAAGTTGCTTTTAAATAATGGCTTTAATTTACGTGGCATAAAAGGCTCACATCATCAATTTACAAATGGTAAAATTTTGCTTACTTTGCCATATAAAAAGCCGATGAAAACGTATTATGTCAAGCTAGTTTTAGACGCCATAAAGGACAAACAATGA
- a CDS encoding RAMP superfamily CRISPR-associated protein produces the protein MLKDYKIKLVIKTVSPIAIIENNDTEPGGNIVTRIKKTATVNQNSDDGKIEYIPYLPANGIRGLLRRLATKKLVDKVKENENIEELKDTDIHAMLSGSGVSKSGLKFKEIEEIREKNPILSLFGTGILIAGKLKVADAIPLDKENAKNLVKRQTFVKVDDILMGTKFSQLYTKKQIEDWEKSVEENSEARKKDRDAKKLAKEMDKTFDEEAKTKKSSIQHFAQREHIVSGATFNGGFFLEKVSKLELGMFLHALEGFIENGRLGSSQNIGFGVVDIHIEDASESASLTMDRLSDSDYIFNAKIDVSLESEFDEAYKAYAEFLKRATKDNIELISKF, from the coding sequence ATGTTAAAAGACTATAAAATCAAATTAGTCATAAAAACGGTTAGCCCAATCGCGATCATTGAAAACAATGATACCGAGCCAGGCGGAAACATTGTAACTCGCATTAAAAAAACTGCAACAGTTAATCAAAATAGCGACGATGGCAAGATAGAATATATCCCTTATTTGCCTGCAAATGGTATTAGGGGACTATTGCGCCGTTTAGCGACGAAAAAATTAGTTGATAAGGTAAAAGAGAATGAGAATATCGAAGAGCTAAAAGATACTGACATTCATGCAATGCTAAGTGGTAGCGGAGTAAGCAAGTCAGGGCTTAAATTTAAAGAGATCGAAGAGATTAGAGAAAAAAATCCGATCTTATCGCTATTTGGCACGGGCATATTAATAGCTGGAAAATTAAAAGTAGCAGATGCCATCCCACTAGACAAAGAAAATGCTAAAAACTTAGTTAAAAGGCAAACTTTTGTTAAGGTTGATGACATCTTAATGGGGACTAAATTTAGCCAGCTTTATACAAAAAAACAGATCGAGGATTGGGAGAAAAGTGTTGAAGAAAACTCTGAAGCACGTAAAAAAGACCGTGATGCTAAAAAACTAGCAAAAGAGATGGATAAAACATTTGATGAAGAAGCAAAAACTAAAAAATCATCCATACAACACTTTGCTCAAAGGGAGCATATAGTGTCTGGAGCGACATTTAATGGTGGTTTTTTCCTGGAAAAAGTTTCAAAGCTTGAGCTGGGTATGTTCTTGCATGCGCTTGAAGGCTTTATAGAAAATGGACGACTTGGTTCTAGCCAAAATATAGGCTTTGGTGTTGTTGATATACACATAGAAGATGCAAGCGAAAGTGCAAGCTTAACTATGGATAGACTAAGTGATAGCGACTATATTTTTAATGCCAAAATAGACGTAAGTCTTGAAAGCGAATTTGATGAAGCATATAAGGCTTATGCTGAATTCTTAAAAAGGGCAACTAAGGATAATATAGAGCTTATTTCTAAATTTTAA